The nucleotide window TATGCAGCTGGCCGCCATGAGCCTGGGCCACGGAACGCACCACAGACAGGCCCAGGCCGGTGCCATGGCTCTTGGTGGTAAAGAAGGGTTCGGCCACCTTGAACAGCAGCTCTTCGGCGATGCCGGGGCCGTCGTCGTCCAGTTGCAGGCTCAACCAGGGTGTCTTGGCCTCAACCCGCAGCCTAAGCTGCTGGGCACCGGCTTGCAGGGCGTTATGGATCAGGTTGGAAAGGGCGGACACCAGGGCACTTTGAGACCCCAGTACCAGGGCCTCCAGGCAGTTGCAGTCGATGTGCAGTTGCCCTTGATGGGTGGCCAGCATGGACTCGCTGGCCTGCTCCAACTCTGCCAGCAACTCCCCAACCTTGAGCTTGTCTGCCACCTTTTGCTCACCGCTCTTGGCAAAGAGCAGCATATTGTTCATCTGGCTTTCCAGGTCGCGCAGGCGTGCCATCAGCTTTTGCTGGAACTTGTCATGGGTGGCGCCAGGCAGCGCCTGGTTGAGCTGGCCGGCATAGAGCATGGCCGCCGACAGGGGCGTTCGTATCTGGTGGGCCAAAGACGCAACCATGCGCCCCAGGGAAGAGAGCCTTTGCAGGTGTGCCATGCGGGTTTGCATGGTGCGGGTTTCGGTGAGATCCGAGATGACGATAAGCTGGCCTGGCTCCCCATCCAAGGGGCAAATATCCAGTTTGACCCGGCGGCCGTTGATCAGGGAAACCTCGGCGCCGTCGTCGGCCCTTGGCCTAAATGCCCTGGCCACCACCTCCAGCCAGCGGTCGTCCAGCAAGGGACCGCCCAGCAGCGCCTCGGCCGTGGCATTGGCCTCTGTCACCCGGCCGCTGCCGTCCAGCACCACCACCCCCACGGGCAGTATGCTCAACAGTTTATCCAGTTGCTTTGCTGCCGGTTCCTGGCTGGGGTACCACTGCTGTGCCAATGCCATTGCGCACCTCGGTCAAAATTCGCGTGACCAAGTTTTATGCAGGCACTGTGCCAACACATAAGGCAATGAAATTAAAGTCTTTATTAGACAGCGGCAGCAGGCGTCAGGGATTTGACGCCTGCTAGAAGGGCTCAGTCGTTGCCTTTGCTAAGACCGTACTTGCGCATTTTCTCCACCAGGGTGGTGCGGCGCATCCCCAACAGATCGGCGGCCCTGGCCACCACATTGTCGCAGTTGGAGAGGGCTTGACGGATCAGATCCAGTTCCAGGTCGGCCAACATTTCCTTGAGGTTGATGCCATCCGGCGGCAGGGTTGCCACAGCGTCACCGGCAGGCTGGCTTGGCGCTTCTTCTGCCAACTCAGGCTCTGGGTCATCGGAGAAAATGGCCATCAGTGCCTCGCGCTCAAGCAGTTCTTCCAGCACAGGATCGAACTCGCTGACGTCCCCGTACTGATAGCTCTTGGGCAGGTGGCCTACATCGATTTGCTGATTGGGGTGCAATATCAGCAATCGCTCCACCAGGTTGGCCAGTTCCCGCACGTTACCCGGCCAGCTGTGCTGGGCCAAAGAATGGAGTGCTCCCTGGGAAAAGGTCAGGCTGCGACCTTCTTCGGCCTCCAACCGTGACAGCAGTTCGTTGACCAGCAGCGGAATGTCTTCTGCCCGCTCGCGAAGGGCCGGCATCTCGATGGGAAAGACGTTCAGGCGGTAATAAAGATCTTCGCGAAAGCGCCCTTCCTCGATCATCTTCGGCAAGGCCCTGTGGGTGGCGGCGACGATGCGCACATCGGCCTTGATGGGCTTGGCGCCCCCTACCCGTTCAAAGACCTTCTCCTGGAGTACCCGCAGCAGTTTCACCTGCATGTTAAGGGGCATGTCACCGATTTCGTCGAGAAAGAGAGTGCCCCCTTGGGCCAGTTCGAAGCGACCCTTACGGGCGGTCACGGCACCGGTAAAGGCGCCTTTTTCGTGACCGAACAGCTCGCTCTCCAGCAGCTCTGCCGGAATGGCGCCGCAGTTGACCGGCACAAAGGGCCCTTCCTTGCGAGCGGACTGGAAGTGCAGATTACGGGCCACTACTTCCTTGCCAGTGCCGGACTCACCGAGGATCAGCACTGACGCATCGGTAGGGGCTACCTGCCCTATCATGGTCCGCACTTCCTGCATGTGCCGGCTTTTGCCTACCAAAGAGCGGAACAGCCTGGCATCCACACCGCCCTGACGCAGCGCCTGTTGGGCCAGCTGTTGGCGCCGGGACAGGGTGCGCAGCAACTCTTGGAACTGACTGAGCCTGAAGGGCTCGTTCAACACCCCCAGGTGGGCGCCATTGGCCTTGGCCGGGCTCCAACCGAGAGTGACATAAGGACGCTGGCACTGCTCGAGCCAGCTCTCAGGCACGGCCTCACCGGCCACCAGCACCTGGCAGGCAGGAACGATATTTTGATCACACAACGCGGAAGGGGCAGCGGCATCTGCCTGCTCCCCTATGAATTGCAGCAATGTGTGAACCCTGTTTCGACGCTCTACGTCAGCGTCGACGACCAGAAAACCAACTTGGGTCTGCATGCCTTGATAAACCATCTTTTTTATACTGCTGCAGTTATTGCAAGCAATTGTTATAGCTAAGGAAAGCTACTTACGCCTGAGACGCTGCTTCATTTTATGATGCCGATCCGTCTTAGGTTATACCAGCGTTCAGCCAAGATTAATCGTCTTCGTTTCGCTCTGGGAGCGGTGGCACACATATTGCTTATTCTCATGAGAGTCAAAAGCCCACCGGAGATACGGCAAGATGCACACTGCTTCTGCCCAGTACTCAGCACAACTGCCACAGACAAGGGAGTATTCCCCTGGCTTCGGTGACCAGGCTTTGCCACATCAAGTGCTACGTCGTGGCACCGGAGCCGTCAAGATACCGGCACCAAAGGCCTTTCAAAATGCCTCGCCACAGGCCTCTGGGCAAAGACGCATCCCTGCCCTGCTCGACATCCCAGGCGTAACCGCCAATATTATGGCAGGGCGACTACCCGTGCCGATTTCTAAAGTTTCCGTATCCTGGTTTCACTGGTCCCTTTCGTTGGCTCGCCTCCATCTCAGCGGCCCAGGCAAGAGCCGGGATACTATTGCATTAAGGTATCCAGGTGTTTGATCTACTTTCGCTTATTGGCAGAACTCAGCCCCTGTTCGAGGCCGACCTCAAGGCCCATAACGACAACCTGGCCGATAGGGTAGCCGCCGGGCGCTTCCTGGTGCTAGGAGGTGCGGGCTCCATAGGCCAGGCGGTGGTAAAGGAGCTTTTTAGCCGCCAGCCCCGGGCCCTGCACGTGGTGGACATCAGTGAAAACAATCTGGTGGAGCTGGTGCGGGATCTACGCAGCCGCTTTGGCTACATCGACGGCGACTTCCAGACCTTTGCCCTGGATATCGGCAGCCTCGAATACGACGCCTTTATCAAGGCGATGGGGCCTTACGACTATGTGCTTAACCTTTCCGCCCTTAAGCATGTTCGCAGCGAAAAAGATCCCTACACCCTGATGCGCATGGTGGACGTCAACGTCTTCAACACCGACAAAACCCTGCAGCAAGCCATAACCGGCGGCGCCAACAAGTATTTTTGCGTCTCCACCGACAAGGCCGCCAACCCGGTCAACATGATGGGGGCCTCCAAGCGGATCATGGAGATGTTCCTGAACCGGCGCAGCCAGCAGATCCCCATCTCCACCGCCCGCTTTGCCAATGTCGCCTTCTCTGACGGCTCCTTGCTGCACGGTTTTAACCAGCGTCTGGAAAAAGGCCAGCCGCTGGTGGCCCCCAACGACGTGCGCCGCTACTTTGTGACCCCAGCCGAGTCCGGCCAGCTGTGCCTGATGTCCTGCCTGCTGGGCGACAACCGCGACATCTTCTTCCCCAAGCTCAGCGACGCCCTGCACCTCATCACCTTTTCCGATATCGCCCTTAAGTACCTGGCGCAAAAAGGCCTGGAGCCGGTGCTGTGCGACAGCGAGGAGCAGGCTCGGGAACTGGCCAAAACCCTGCCCCGCCAGGGCAAGTGGCCCTGCCTTTTCACCCCCAGCGACACCACGGGGGAAAAGGACTTCGAAGAATTCTTTACCGACAGCGAGACCCTGGACCTGGGCCGCTTTGAGAACCTGGGCATCATCAAGGGTGAGGCGGGTTTTGACGCCGACAAACTGGCCCATTTCGAGGCGCGCATCAGCGCCATGAAGGGGCGCCTGGCCTGGGACAAGGCGGAGCTGGTCAGCCTCTTTAAAGAGATGATCCCGGCCTTTGGCCACAAGGAAACCGGCAAATACCTCGACGGCAAAATGTGAGGCCAAGGTGCATAACCAACTGATTGAATTTGTTCGCGACTGCTACCAAAGCCAGGATTTCATTCCCCTCCATGCCCCCACCTTCAAGGGCAACGAAAAGGCCTATGTCCTGGAAACCCTGGACTCCACCTTTGTCTCCAGCGTCGGGGCCTTCGTTGGGCGCATGGAAGAGATGCTGCAAGACTACACCGGCGCCCCCAAGGCCGTGGCCACCGTCAACGGTACTGCCGCCCTGCACTGCGCCCTCTACCAGGCCGGCATAGGCCCAGGGGACCTGGTACTGACCCAGGCCCTGACCTTCGTTGCCACCTGCAACGCCCTGCACCAGTTGGGCGCCGAGCCGGTCTTTATCGACATCGAACCTGTGGCCTTTGGCCTTTGCCCCAAGGCAGCCCAGGCCTGGCTTGCAGAACATGCCGAGCTGGACGACCAAGGCCAATGCCGCCACAAGGCCAGCGGCAAAGCCATCAAGGCATTGTTGCCCATGCACACCTTCGGCCACCCTGCCCAACTGGACGAGCTGGCCGCCCTTGGCCGCCAGTGGCACCTCAGCCTTATCGAAGACGCCGCCGAAAGCCTGGGGTCCTTTTATAAAGGCCGCCATACCGGCACCCTTGGCCGCTTCGGGGTCTTGAGCTTTAACGGCAACAAGGTGGTCACCACCGGTGGCGGTGGCATGGTGCTGTGCCAAGACCAGAAAGAAGGGGAGCACCTCAAGCACCTGACCACCACCGCCAAGGTGCCTCACCCCTTTGAGTTTGTTCACGACGAGCCTGGCTTTAACTACCGCATGCCCAACCTCAATGCCGCCTTGGGCTGCGCCCAGCTTGAACGGCTGGACGCCATGCTGGCCAATAAACGGGCCCTGGCCGGCCGTTACCAGGGCTTTTTTGCCGGCAGCGACTACCGTTTTGTCGAAGAACCCGGCTATGGCCGGTCCAACTACTGGCTTAACGCCGTGCTCTGCCCCGACGCCCAGAGCCGGGACGCCCTGCTGCAAGCCACCAATGCCAGTGGCGTCATGACCCGCCCGGTGTGGCGCCTGATGCACAAGCTGCCCATGTACAGCCAGGCGCTGCGGGGTGACCTTAGCCAATCGGAGTGGGCCGAGGCCCGGCTGGTCAACCTGCCCAGCAGCCCCACGGAGGCAAGCCATGCGTAAAATAGCGGTCTTTACCGGTACCAGGGCCGAATACGGGCTCTTGTATTGGGTCATCAAGGCCCTCCATGAATCCGATCAGGCCCAGCTGCAATTGCTGGTTGGCGGCATGCATTTGTCACCGGAGTTTGGCTATACCCTGACGCAAATCGAGCAAGACGGCTTTGCGGTGACTGAAAAACTCGAATTCCTGCTGTCCTCCGACAGCCCGGTTGGGATCAGCAAGTCCACGGCCCTTGCCCTTATCAGCACCGCCGAAGCCTTGGACCGGCACCAACCGGACTTGCTGGTAGTGCTGGGGGACAGGTTCGAGGCTATGGCGGCGGCCCAAGCTGCGATGATCGCCAGGGTGCCGGTAGCCCACCTTCACGGTGGGGAAGCTACCGAAGGGGTCATTGATGAGGCCGCCAGGCACGCCATCACCAAGATGGCCCACCTGCATTTCACCGCCACCGACGCCTATCGCCAGCGGGTTATCCAACTGGGGGAGTCTCCTGAGCGGGTTTTCAACGTTGGTGCACCTGGCCTGGATAGCATCCTGACCCTGCCCTTGTTGGCAAGGGAGTCATTGCCGCAAGCCATAGGGTTTAATCTCGACAAGCCCTATTTTCTGGTGACTTACCATCCGGTCACCCTGAGCGCCGGCGGTGCCAGCCAGTCCCTTGACCAATTGCTGGCAGTGCTGGACGAGTATCCGGATCATCAGCTTGTAATTTCCTATCCCAATGCCGATACCCACAGCCGCAAACTGATTGAGCTGCTGGAAGGCTACCGGGCCCGGCACCCCGAGCGGGTGTTTTTAGTGCAATCTCTGGGGCAGCTGCGTTATCTCAGTTTGATGAAGCATTGCGTTGCCGTATTGGGTAATTCCTCCAGCGGCATCATCGAGGCACCCAGCCTGGGAGTGCCTACCGTCAATATCGGTATCAGGCAAAAAGGCCGAATCGCCGGAGCGTCGGTGGTGCACTGTGCCGATGATAAAGCCGCCATGGCAGCCGCCATCAAAAGCGTGCTGTCTCCCGCTTTTCAAGAACGTTGCCGACACGCCAAGAATCCCTACGGCGAGGGTGGCGCCTCTCAGAAAATTGTGGAAACGCTATTGGCATTTCCATTGCAGGGCATTCTTGAAAAATCCTTTTTCGACATGGACTGTCATTGATGAAAGTCGCCTTTATTGGTTGTGTTACCTCCAGCCTGAAACTTCTTAGCGCGCTTTGTACGCTCAAAGGGCGCGGTATTGAGGTGGTTGCGGTGATCACCAAGCCGGCTTCAAATATCAATGCCGATTTTGTCGACCTGGCTCCCTTTTGCCAGGAAAACGCTATCCCCTTTCATTACGAAAACACCGACAACCGCGAGCAAAGCGTGGCTTTTTTGCAGCGCTATCAGCCCGATATCATTTACTGCTTCGGCTGGAGTTATTTACTCGACGCCAAGATGCTGGGCCTTGCCCCCAGGGGAGCGATTGGCTTTCACCCGGCGCCCCTGCCCCAAGGTAGAGGCCGGCATCCCATTATCTGGGCCTTGGCATTGGGCTTGGAGCGAACCGCTTCGACCTTTTTCGTGATGGACAGCGGCGCCGATTCTGGCCCCATTCTTGACCAAAAGTGGCTGGCCATAGCCCCAGAGGATGATGCCGGCAGCCTGTATGACAAGATATTGGCCACAGCTTGCCAGCAGATCCTCGCCTTTAGCGCTCGGCTGGCCGATGGCTCGGCGACCCCAGTCCCCCAAAATCCGGCTCAGGCCACCTATTGGCGAAAACGCTCGGCCAAAGACGGTCTTATCGATTGGCGGATGCAAGCGGCCGACATTCATAATTTGATACGTGCCTTGACCGCTCCCTATCCCGGGGCGGAGTTTCTCTATCAAGGACAAGCCGTCAAAGTCTGGAAGAGTGAAATAGCCCAGGCATCTTACCCCCAATATATGGAGCCAGGTCGGATCCTGGCCATAGAAGAAAAACGTGTACTCGTAAAATGCGCGGGACAAAGTGCACTTTGGCTTTGCCGATGTGATTTTCCCGCTATACCGGCAAACGGAGATTGCTTTTGAAAAATGTACTTGTTGTAGCTCCCCATGCAGATGACGAATCCTTGGGGTGTGGTGGTACTTTGCTTCGTCATCGTGCCGAAGGTGACCATATTCATTGGCTGATAGTCACCGGCATGAGTGAGGCTTATGGCTATTCCCCTGAGCAAATTGCTGCCAGGAAGCGGGAAATTGAGAAAGTCGCTGACCTTTACCATTTTTCTTCCGTGACAGAGTTGGGTTTGCCCCCTGCACAATTGGATGCCCTGCCCCTGGGGCAATTAATTGGTGCCATTAGCCCTGTCATTAACCGCATCGCTCCCCAGTGGGTTTATGTTCCTTATCGCAACGATGCCCACAGTGACCATCAGGTCGTTTTCGACGCGGTAATGTCCGCCACAAAGAGCTTCAGGTACCCCTTTATCAAGCGCCTGATGACCTATGAAACCCTGTCCGAAACGGATTTTGGACTTAAGCCCGAAGATGGCGGTTTCAGGCCTAATATTTATGTCGATATCAGCCAGCATCTTGATAAGAAGCTGGATATTCTCGACATCTTTTCATCCGAGATGGGTGAGTTTCCCTTTCCGCGCAGCCGTAAGGCGCTGTCCGCCCTCGCCGCCTTGCGGGGGGTACAGTCCAATGCCGAGGCGGCAGAGGCCTTTATGCTGCTAAAAGAGATCAATCAATGAACAAGGTGCTTGTCATCGCCGAAGCCGGGGTTAACCATAACGGTTCCCTGGACATGGCCCTGGCCTTGGTGGATGCCGCCAAGGCCGCCGGGGCTGACGTGGTGAAGTTCCAGACCTTCAAGGCCAAGAACCTGGTCACCAAAGAGGCGCAACAGGCCGAATACCAAAGCCGCAACAGCGGCCAAGCCGAATCCCAGTTCGCCATGCTAAGCCGCCTGGAACTGAGCTTTGAGGCCCATCTGCAATTGCAGGCCCATTGCAAAGCCCAGGGCATCGCCTTTTTGTCCACCGCCTTTGACAGCGAGAGCCTGGCCTTCCTGGTGGACACCCTGGGCCTTGAGACCTTGAAGATCCCCTCCGGTGAGCTGACCAACGCGCCTTTTGTGCTGGAACATGCCCGCCGCAGTTGCCGGTTGATTGTCTCTACCGGCATGGCCACCCTGAGGGAGATTGAGGCGGCCCTTGGGGTTATCGCTTTTGGCCTGACCGCCCCCCTGGATGCCCCCCCCAGCGAAGCGGCCTTTGCCGCCGCTTACGCCAGCGCCGAAGGCCAGGCGGCGCTGCGGCAAAAGGTCTGCCTGCTTCACTGCACCACCGAATACCCGGCGCCCCTTAATGATATTCACCTCAACGCCATGGCCACCATGGCCGGGGCCTTCGGCCTGGAGGTGGGGTATTCGGACCACAGCGCCGGCATCAGCATTCCCATCGCCGCCACGGCCCTGGGAGCCCAGGTTATCGAAAAACATTTCACCCTGGACCGGCAGCTGCCTGGCCCCGACCACAAAGCCTCATTGGAGCCAGATGAGCTCAAGGCCATGGTGCAGGGCATAAGGGACGTCAGCCTGGCCCTGGGTTCAGGGCAAAAAGGCCCCCAGCCCAGCGAGATAAAGAACAAGCCCGTTGCCCGGAAAAGCCTGGTGGCCACCGCCGCTATCAAGGCCGGGGAGCCCTTTAATGCCGGTAACCTGGGCTGCAAGCGGCCAGGCACGGGCCTGTCCCCCTACCGCTACTGGGCACTGCTGGGCACAAAGGCCCTGCGGGACTATCAGGAAGGAGAGCTGATTGATGGCTAAGCCACTGGTGATGCTGGGGGCCGGCGGCCACGCCGCCGTGTTGGCGGAAATGCTCGGCGCCCTTGGACTCTCCATCGAGGCCCTGGTCACCCCGGACCCGGTAGCGCCGCGCCGGCCCCTGGCCGGCATTCCGGTACTGGCCAGCGACGAGGCCCTGTTGGCACGCTACCGCCCCGATGAAGTGGAGCTGGTCAACGGTATCGGCGCCCTGCCGGGCAGGTTGCTGCGCCAGGCCAGCTTTGAGCGCTTTAGCGCCCAAGGCTATCGCTTTGCCCAGGTGATCTCTCCCCAGGCCCTGGTGTCGCCTTCGGCCGAACTGGCCGAAGGCGTGCAAGTGATGCCCGGCGCCATTATTCAGAGCTGCGCCCGAATTGCCGCTAATACCATTATCAATAGCGGCGCCATCGTAGAGCACGACTGCCAGTTGGGGCCGCACAACCATGTGGCGCCGGGGGCTACCCTCAGCGGCGCCGTCTGTACCGGCATCGGCGTCCATATCGGCACCGGTGCCAATGTGATCCAATCGGTCAACCTCGGCCAAGGAGCCGTGGTAGGGGCCGGTGCCACCGCCGTCAGGGACCTGGCACCGGGCCACACCCTGCTGCCGGCCAGCCAACGCCTCCGGGGTTAAGGAGCCTTTATGCATCAATGGGCCAACACGCGGCTGACCCGCGACACCACCATCAGGGAAGCCATGCGGATCATCACCCAGGGCGCCTTGCGGATAGGACTGGTGTGCGACAACAACGACAAGCTGCTGGGCATTGTCACCGACGGCGACATCCGCCGTGGCCTGCTGGCCGATGCAGAAATGACCGACCCGGCATCGAACGTGATGAATTGCCGCCCCCAGTGCGCCAACGCCAACCACAGCAAGGCACAGATGTTGGCGATGATGCGCCAGTTCGACATCACCACCCTGCCCATAGTAGACAACCAGGGTAAGGTGCTTGGCCTGCAAACCCTCAAGGATCTGCTGGCCCAACCCCGTTTTGACAACCCGGTCTTTATCATGGCCGGGGGCTTTGGCACCCGCCTAAGGCCCCTGACCGAGCACTGCCCCAAGCCGATGCTGATGGTGGGGGATAAGCCCCTGCTGGCACACCTGGTGGAGCGTTTTGTGCGCCAAGGCTTTCATAACCTCTATATCTCCACCCATTTTATGCCGGAGATGATCCGCGATTACTTCGGCGACGGCAGTAACTTTGGGGCCAGCATCACCTACGTCCACGAAGACCAGCCCCTGGGAACCGGGGGCGCCTTGGGGCTGCTACCAAAAGATCTGCCGGCCCTGCCCCTGATCATGATGAACGGCGACGTGCTCACCAAGGTTGACTTTGTGCGGCTGCTCAAGCACCACCAGCAGCACGACTTCGACGCCACCATGTGCGTACGGGAATACGAATACCAAATTCCCTTCGGGGTGGTGGAAAGCCAGGGGGAACTCATCACCGCCATGACCGAAAAGCCCCTGCACCGCTACCACGTCAACACCGGCATCTATGTGCTTAGCCCCAAGGCCATCGGCGCCGTGCAGGCCGATACCCGCATTGACATGCCCACCCTGCTGGAAGAACGCATGGGCCAGGGCCACAAGGTGGGGATCTACACCACCTTCGACTACTGGCTGGACATAGGCCGGGTCGATGACTACCGCCGCGCCCAGGTGGATATCGGCGTCTTGGGGTCAGATTGATGGAAAGGATTGCCGTTATTGGCCTTGGCAATATCAGTGCCCGCCACCGCCGCAACCTAAGGCAGCTGCACCCCAAGGCCGACATTCTGGCCATGGCGGCCAGCGGCCGCCCCGTCACCGAGCCCGTGGCCGACGCCAGCCTGGTATTGCCAAGCCTTGAGGCGGTAATGGCAGCGGCCCCCGATTACGCCGTCATCGCCTCCCCTGCCCCTTTTCACGCCCAGCAGGCTGAACCATTGCTGGGGGCCGGCATTCCCTGCCTTATCGAAAAACCCCTGGTGGCCGAGGCGGCGCAGCTGGCCCTGCTACCCCAGGCAAGCAAGGCCGTTGCCGCCGTCGGCTATTGCCTGCGTTTTTTACCGGCCGCCGGGCAGCTTAAAGCCCTGCTGCAGGCCAATGCCCTGGGGCAACTGCTCCATGTCAGCGTCAATGTCGGCCAGCACCTGGCCCAGTGGCGCCCCCATATCGATTATCGCCAATCGGTGTCGGCCAACCGGCACCTGGGGGGCGGGGTGCTGCTGGAGCTGAGCCATGAGCTGGATTACCTGCAGTGGTTGCTGGGGCCCCTTGCGCTGCGCCACGCCCTGCTGCGAGGCGGCAACCTGCTGGGGGTTGAAGTCGAATGCGGCGCCGACCTTTGCCTGACCACCCAGGGCGGCGCCGTCTGCCAGGTACATATGGATCTCCTGCAAAGCCAACCCCAGCGCCACTGCCAGATCGTTGGCGAACTGGGCCGCCTGGACTGGGACCTGCTGGCCAACCGCCTGACCCTGACCACAGCACAAGGCCAGGAAACCCTGTATAGCGCCCCGGAATGGGACAAAAACGGCATGTACCTGGCCATGCTGCAAAGTTTTGAAGCGCAGCTCAACCGGCCAGGCCCCTCTTCCCTTTGCACCCTGGCCGAAGCGGCCCAGACGGTGCACCTTATCGACCTCATCAAGACCGAGGCGGATTGGATCCCATGAGTGCATACGCGTTTATCTTTGCCAGGGGCGGCTCAAAGGGCCTGCCGGGCAAGAACATCAAGCCCCTGGCCGGCAAACCCCTGCTTCAGTACGCCATCGACACCGCCCTGGCGGTGCCGGCGCTGAGTAAGGTTTTTGTGTCCACCGACGACCCCGATATCGCCCGGGTGGCCCGCCAGGGCGGCGCCGAGGTGATAGAGCGCCCGCCGCAGCTGGCCTCGGACAGGGCCCCGGAATGGCTGGCCTGGCGCCATGCGGTGGACTGGGTCACCGAGCGCTACGGCCCCTTTGACACTTTCGTCAGCCTGCCTGCCACCAGCCCCCTCAAAGCCCCCGAAGACGTGGAAGCGGCTATGGCCCGCCTGGAGGCCGACCAGGCCGACATCTGCATTTCCATGACGCCGGCGGATAACAGCCCCTATTTCAACATGGTCAAGCGGGGCCAAGATGGCCTGGTAACCCTGGTCAACCCACCGGCCCAAGGCATCAGCCGGCGCCAGGACGCCCCTGTGGTGTTTGACATCACCACTGTGGTTTATGTGACCCGCCCTGATTTTATCCGGGGCCATGACGGGCTCTTTGCCGGCAAGGTGACGGCGGTGGAAGTGCCCAAAGACAGGGCTGTGGACATCGACGATATCTACGATTTCATGCTGGCCGAAGCCATTTTGAGGAGTAAGAATGCAACTGGCGAATAAGACAGTACTGGTGGCCGGGGCCGGTGGCCTGCTGGGCAGCCACCTGGTCAAGGCGCTGCTGGATGCCGGTGCCAAGGTCCTGGCGGCAGACTTGGATGTGACCCTGCTGGCCTCCAAACTTGGCAGGCTGGGGGTGGATAACGCGTCAGCGATGCTGGAACTAAGGGCCCTGGACATCACCCAGGAAGGGGACGTCAAAGCCCTTTTCGCCAGTGCCGACCTCGACGGCGCCGTTAACACCACCTATCCCAGGAACAGCCGCTACGGTGCCCACTTTTTCGATGTCAGCCTCGACTCGTTCAACGAGAACCTGTCGCTGCACCTGGGCAGTGCCTTTTTGTTCACCCAGCAGTGCGCCGCCTACTTTCAGGCGCGCCAACGGCCCTTCTCCCTGGTGAACCTCTCGTCCATCTATGGGGTTATCGCTCCGCGCTTTTCGGTGTACGAAGACACCCCCATGACCATGCCGGTGGAATACGCCGCCATCAAGTCGGCCATAGTGCACCTGACCAAGTACGTGGTGGCCTATGTCAAAGACAGCCGCTTTCGCGCCAATAGCGTCAGCCCCGGCGGCCTCAGGGACGGCCAGCCCCCGGCCTTCTTGGCGGCCTACCAGGGGCAGAGCCACGGTAAAGGCATGCTCGATGTGGATGACATACTCGGCAGCATCCTCTTTTTGCTGTCCGACGCCTCGGCCTATGTCACCGGCCAGAACCTCACCATCGATGACGGCTTTAGCCTCTAAGCCATAAAAAAAGCCGCCCTAGGGCGGCTTTTTTAGGCTTTGGCAGCAAGGAGCTGCACCAACTCGTATTCCAGGTAGTCTGCCAAGCCCAGCCAGTCCTGGCGTTCTTGGCATTGCAGGATGAGGGTCATGATGGCATTGAGGGTTTGTTGCTGCTGCGGCTCAGCAGGCGCAAAGTCCCCTGCCAGGGCGCCAAGGAGCTCCACCATGTCCAGGGCCGCCTCGGTATTGAGCCCGAGGCGAAAGCGGTGTGCCAGGGCAATGGCCTGCTGGCGATAAGTGTCCATGGTCGCCATCAGTCCAGCCACTCCGGCGCATAGCTGGTGCCGGCAATGGGCGAGCCTTCCCTACTGGTATTGAAAAACTGCACCTGGGGATGCTTGGCAATATAGCGCTCCAGCTCCACCAGGTAGCTTTTGAAGTTACGCAGGGTCGCCACCTTTTCCCCATGGCCGTTGAGGGTCCACTCCTGGGTCTGGGTGTGGTCGGGGCCTATCTCCCCATCCGCCCAGCCGCTGTGGGTCCGGTTTTTGAT belongs to Gallaecimonas xiamenensis 3-C-1 and includes:
- a CDS encoding cytidylyltransferase domain-containing protein; this translates as MSAYAFIFARGGSKGLPGKNIKPLAGKPLLQYAIDTALAVPALSKVFVSTDDPDIARVARQGGAEVIERPPQLASDRAPEWLAWRHAVDWVTERYGPFDTFVSLPATSPLKAPEDVEAAMARLEADQADICISMTPADNSPYFNMVKRGQDGLVTLVNPPAQGISRRQDAPVVFDITTVVYVTRPDFIRGHDGLFAGKVTAVEVPKDRAVDIDDIYDFMLAEAILRSKNATGE
- a CDS encoding oxidoreductase — encoded protein: MQLANKTVLVAGAGGLLGSHLVKALLDAGAKVLAADLDVTLLASKLGRLGVDNASAMLELRALDITQEGDVKALFASADLDGAVNTTYPRNSRYGAHFFDVSLDSFNENLSLHLGSAFLFTQQCAAYFQARQRPFSLVNLSSIYGVIAPRFSVYEDTPMTMPVEYAAIKSAIVHLTKYVVAYVKDSRFRANSVSPGGLRDGQPPAFLAAYQGQSHGKGMLDVDDILGSILFLLSDASAYVTGQNLTIDDGFSL